In Nycticebus coucang isolate mNycCou1 chromosome 9, mNycCou1.pri, whole genome shotgun sequence, the following are encoded in one genomic region:
- the L3HYPDH gene encoding trans-3-hydroxy-L-proline dehydratase isoform X1 produces MERALAVPRLPPRDPGTPALSVVDMHTGGEPLRIVLGGCPEVLGATLLAKRRYMRQHLDYVRRRLMFEPRGHRDMYGAVLVPSELPDAHLGVLFLHNEGYSSMCGHAVLALGRFALDFGLVPAPAEGAREARVNIHCPCGLVAAFAECEGGRSRGPVRFHSVPAFVLAADITVDVPGHGQVVVDIAYGGAFYAFVSAEKLGLDVCFAKTKDLVNAASAVTKAVKAQFTINHPDSEDLAFLYGTIITDGKDAYSEEPTTNICVFADEQVDRSPTGSGVTARIALQYHKGLLQLNQTRAFKSSTTGSVFTGKAVREAKCGDFPAVIVEVSGQAHYTGTASFTVEGDDPLKDGFLLQ; encoded by the exons ATGGAGCGCGCGCTGGCCGTGCCGCGGCTACCCCCGCGTGACCCGGGGACGCCGGCGCTCTCGGTGGTGGACATGCACACCGGCGGCGAGCCCCTGCGCATCGTGCTGGGGGGGTGTCCGGAGGTGCTCGGGGCCACCTTGCTGGCCAAGCGGCGCTACATGCGCCAGCACCTGGACTACGTGCGGCGGCGGCTCATGTTCGAGCCCCGCGGGCACCGGGACATGTATGGGGCCGTCCTGGTGCCCAGCGAGCTGCCAGACGCGCACCTGGGCGTCCTGTTCCTGCACAATGAGGGCTACAGCTCCATGTGCGGCCACGCAGTGCTGGCGCTGGGCCGCTTCGCCCTGGACTTCGGCCTGGTGCCCGCGCCCGCAGAGGGCGCCCGCGAGGCGCGCGTCAACATCCACTGCCCCTGCGGGCTGGTGGCCGCCTTCGCCGAGTGTGAGGGCGGCCGCAGCCGTGGCCCCGTGCGCTTCCACAGCGTCCCGGCCTTCGTGCTGGCCGCAG ATATCACCGTGGATGTTCCCGGACATGGGCAGGTGGTCGTAGACATTGCATATGGTGGAGCATTTTATGCATTTGTTAGTGCTGAGAAGCTAGGACTCGATGTTTGTTTTGCAAAGACAAAGGACCTTGTGAATGCAGCAAGTGCAGTGACAAAAGCAGTGAAAGCTCAG TTTACAATTAATCATCCTGACAGTGAAGACCTTGCCTTTCTGTATGGAACCATAATAACAGATGGAAAAGATGCTTATAGTGAGGAACCGACCACTAACATCTGTGTGTTTGCAGATGAACAG GTTGACAGAAGTCCAACCGGCTCAGGAGTGACCGCCCGAATTGCCTTACAGTATCATAAAGGGCTTCTACAGCTGAACCAGACCAGAGCCTTTAAAAGCAGCACGACTGGCTCCGTGTTCACAGGAAAAGCTGTGAGG GAAGCAAAATGTGGTGATTTTCCAGCTGTCATAGTGGAAGTGTCAGGACAAGCACATTACACGGGCACAGCGAGCTTTACGGTAGAAGGTGATGACCCACTGAAGGATGGGTTTCTGCTCCAGTGA
- the L3HYPDH gene encoding trans-3-hydroxy-L-proline dehydratase isoform X2, with translation MERALAVPRLPPRDPGTPALSVVDMHTGGEPLRIVLGGCPEVLGATLLAKRRYMRQHLDYVRRRLMFEPRGHRDMYGAVLVPSELPDAHLGVLFLHNEGYSSMCGHAVLALGRFALDFGLVPAPAEGAREARVNIHCPCGLVAAFAECEGGRSRGPVRFHSVPAFVLAADITVDVPGHGQVVVDIAYGGAFYAFVSAEKLGLDVCFAKTKDLVNAASAVTKAVKAQFTINHPDSEDLAFLYGTIITDGKDAYSEEPTTNICVFADEQVDRSPTGSGVTARIALQYHKGLLQLNQTRAFKSSTTGSVFTGKAVRTVQWSPSEAECRGTCQNLAVFC, from the exons ATGGAGCGCGCGCTGGCCGTGCCGCGGCTACCCCCGCGTGACCCGGGGACGCCGGCGCTCTCGGTGGTGGACATGCACACCGGCGGCGAGCCCCTGCGCATCGTGCTGGGGGGGTGTCCGGAGGTGCTCGGGGCCACCTTGCTGGCCAAGCGGCGCTACATGCGCCAGCACCTGGACTACGTGCGGCGGCGGCTCATGTTCGAGCCCCGCGGGCACCGGGACATGTATGGGGCCGTCCTGGTGCCCAGCGAGCTGCCAGACGCGCACCTGGGCGTCCTGTTCCTGCACAATGAGGGCTACAGCTCCATGTGCGGCCACGCAGTGCTGGCGCTGGGCCGCTTCGCCCTGGACTTCGGCCTGGTGCCCGCGCCCGCAGAGGGCGCCCGCGAGGCGCGCGTCAACATCCACTGCCCCTGCGGGCTGGTGGCCGCCTTCGCCGAGTGTGAGGGCGGCCGCAGCCGTGGCCCCGTGCGCTTCCACAGCGTCCCGGCCTTCGTGCTGGCCGCAG ATATCACCGTGGATGTTCCCGGACATGGGCAGGTGGTCGTAGACATTGCATATGGTGGAGCATTTTATGCATTTGTTAGTGCTGAGAAGCTAGGACTCGATGTTTGTTTTGCAAAGACAAAGGACCTTGTGAATGCAGCAAGTGCAGTGACAAAAGCAGTGAAAGCTCAG TTTACAATTAATCATCCTGACAGTGAAGACCTTGCCTTTCTGTATGGAACCATAATAACAGATGGAAAAGATGCTTATAGTGAGGAACCGACCACTAACATCTGTGTGTTTGCAGATGAACAG GTTGACAGAAGTCCAACCGGCTCAGGAGTGACCGCCCGAATTGCCTTACAGTATCATAAAGGGCTTCTACAGCTGAACCAGACCAGAGCCTTTAAAAGCAGCACGACTGGCTCCGTGTTCACAGGAAAAGCTGTGAGG ACTGTACAGTGGAGTCCTTCTGAGGCTGAATGCAGAGGCACATGTCAGAACCTAGCTGTCTTCTGTTAA